ACTTAAGGTGAGAATTAGAactagatatataaatattctagaTCAAAATAGTTTTGTTCATATCTGAAACGGGTATtgcttacatttttatattaaaagaagttaaaaacattttttattatttttttagagttATAGTAAATCTTACTTCACATCAAAGTTAGAAAATATGGTTAACGATTTAACAATCAGCAAAACTATTATGGATGAATTTCAGAATCATGTTCTTACATCTGGCGTaagtttcaaataatataataaagcatAGACCAGCtagtaaagaaaatataataaaagtttttattataacagagtatatcttaaatacttctataaaaaagattttatataaatgtattaatttgaatattttcatatgtataaataaaatataaattagcgTATAAGTTACAGAAAAGATTGTTAACACGTAATATTCTggttatgtttaattaaaacattttataaaatttgtatttatgcgTATATCATagatatagattattattttatgtcttATCTGTGTATGTTTCATAAAGACAAATCTACATGGTGTGGATATAAGTGTCCGAGTGCTCAAATCTCATTCCTGGCCAATGCAATCAACCACTCCAGCATGCAGTATGCCCGCTGCTCCGCGTGATGCCTTTGATGCCTTCCGGCGCTTCTACCTAGCTAAACATAGCGGTCGAACATTAACGTTACACCCACAATTAGgtgagttattatttttatgtttttatcaaTATCTGTTTTTACTTAAACATTTAGTAATATAATGAGtgcaatgataaaaatttgtacaggTTCTGCTGAGCTAAACGCTGTATTTTATGGACCACGAAGAGAAGAGATGAGTAATTGCGTGTACATAATACAAGTTTCCACTTACCAAATGTGTGTGTTAATGCTATTCAATAAAATGAAAGGTTAACGTTTGAGGTGAGTTTTGATATAAGTTTAAGCAGCTAATTACTCATCTCATATCTACGTATGTTACATGAAGaatcaaaaatgtttataatttctatatatatatatatatatatatgtatgattaTTGTGTAGGAAATTCAAGGTGAAACCAATATTCCAAAGAAGGATTTGGACAGAGCATTGCAATCTCTTTCCATGGGTAAAGCTAcacaaagaattttacttaaaCATCCTCGTACCAAGGCATATGAATCTACGGATAGTTTATTCTGTGTGAACGACAGTTTTACCAGTAAATTACAtaggtattatatttttatgcaataaatgatatatatattaacacttTCGCAGCTGGCGATTCTAGCGCGTGCGACTGTACTGAGAGCTATACGTGcaaatttgtttcattttcggatccaaacaatttttaattccgtttAAATGCTCATTTTGATGAAATCAATTTAATGTCAGATAGCTGAAGTAATCATAAATACGAATCATAAAATCATGTGCTttcctaaaaatataaaataacgttaaatTATACCAGCGGCAACAAactacattttaaaataacgtaattacatataattacatcAAGGACAATTGGCTACAAATCTTAAAAGTGACATAAAATTACCCATTAATTTGATAGCAAATTGCGCACTCGGTGATTACTGTGTTTGCTGGGTACGTTAGTGGCTGCAAatgtgttaataatatatatatatatatatatatatatatatatatatatatgtgatgtAAATAACCATcctttattgaatatttgtaTCGCTTTTGTTAAGAGTAAAGATCCAGACTGTAGCAGCAAAGGAAGAATCCGAACATGAGAGAAAAGAGATTCGCAATAAAATCGATAAAGACCGGAAATACGAGATCGACGCAGCCATCGTACAAATTATGAAAGTCGAAAAGCGTATGCCTGTatgtaacttgaaaatttttaaaatataagttcaCTGTACACGGTTAATTCattgatacatatttttcgaacgtaaaaaaaatttttttattcgagataagctataatatatgtgtagaATATATAgatcttaattaatatatatcaatttattttctcttttattagcATAAGATACTAGTAACAAAAGTAACAGAACGGTTAAGAGATCGATTTTTGCCTTCACCTGTAATAATTAAGAGACGTATCGAAAACTTAATCCATCGAGAGTACTTGGCTCGCACAGAGGAAGATCGGTATGTAATGCATGTTATACATTGACGCtaatatttacagaaatacAAACTAATACATTTTATGATTTACAGGGCGGTGTATACATATGTTGCTTAATGCTGAATTCAATATTGGATGTGTACAAACATGTaagtaatttgtaataatattgtatatccTGCTCTTACTACacattaatgttattttattcaccGAATCATTATTACATCACCATTATTTGGCGTCATTATCGTTATCttcttcttatttattatagtatgCCAAAAGTGGGATCTATGAATCTGTAAGAGATGCAGAATTTGTTAGCGGGATGATATATGTGCGCATGAGATTAAATAAAGACAAAGATAAAATGCAGTTTAATTCAAACATGTATTGCACTCTTTCACGTTGTAGTGAAGAAAGGCGAATTGatgttatgtttttatttttatttgtattctctctgtatttattaagatgtatttattaagatggagttttaatatttaaatgaaaattatttttatttgtattctctctgtatttattaagatgtatttattaagatggagttttaatatttaaataaaaatttatccttTTTCGTACAcaaaactgaataaaattaaaatgctacagcactttattatttctgaaatattcacccaatacatttattttctatacaaaGTTTAACATGCTAAACAAACAGTTTACCCTAACTAAAAAGTAGTTCTTGTAAAGTTTCATCATCGTATACATTCCTATCAAGATTCATCCTcacaaaagtaaatttttcgcGCATCTCAGATAATTCGCGACCAGactcgctttttattaaagaattttaattcccGCGTGAAAGGGAGGAATATAAATTGCCACTGACTCTTGCAGCAAAGCGTATATAATTGTGTATTTCTCGCGATAAAACATTTGCATGTAGTGTCATAAATCGCCGCCAATCTAAACTCGAAATTTTGCGATCGACAATAATTGAATTACAATCGGCGGGTTGGGCGGAAAGTACTATTGAGTCTATAATTTAACCCCAATATTCCTATTTATTTCGAAGATGGCTTATCGAAAATAAACCTGTTTTACAATATGTTAATGCGCGAAAGCactctaatataaaaattataactattacAATTTATGTGCAGATCTTACATTAGAAATTGCATTGTTATTATTGAACTGCAGGTTTATTTTCAATCCATTAATGTCTTATACTTGCTTATGACTATTTAGCTATAATTTCATCATCTATGCTTTTCGCATTTAAGATAGTACATGTAACATATCACAGACAGTTTTTCCATgttaaaatatacgtatacttacatataatgcaacatattctatattttgtGTTGTAGCGTTATTCCATCAGTCAGATATGACTGCACAGGAGTGGGAAAAGAAGGGCGATGAAGATTTTAATCACGAAAATTGGTCTGAAGCCTTAAGTCACTACACAAACGCAATTAAACTAGTAACAGAGGACAATGCTGAGAAGGcagtatattacaaatttcgaGCCGccacttatttaaatatatgcgaTTACGACAGAGCGATTAAAGACTGCGATAGtgtgttaaaaatatgttataatgaTGCAAAGGCACTGTATCGCAAATGTCAAGCACTAAAAGCAGTAGGGAGATTCGAGGAGGCACTTCGGAACGCggagattattatttcatctatGCCCGATAACAAAATTGTTCAATCCGTAATGTCGCAATTACTTAAAATTCTACAAGAATGTCGGGAAAATGCAAGAATTAGTACCGaggtaaatattacataaatattacaaaagtttattaactcacaaaatatgataattttgtctagataatataaaaattataacacatttttttatactgaATATATTACTAAGagtttttgttacatttaatttgacaaacaaatttaagttttgttcttcttattataaaatttttatcgggTAATAGTCTacacaccctgtacatatataaattaagtcatatataaatataatctttcacagttatttatatttttattacatatcattatattcaaatatatgtttaattttactttatactaTAGGTATCAGAAATGATGGATTTAGCATTTAACATGAGAGCAGATAACCAGAAACGTGAAAACGCTATGAATAATCTGTTTGTGCTCGCACGTGGGAATGCTGGTGCCGAAGAGATCCTTAAGAAGGAAGGTGTACACAAACTCGCACAACTTGTAAAAGCtgaagagaacgagaaagtgACTTGTACCGCGATTCGTATTATAAGAAcattatgcaaaaataatattagtcgAACCGAGTTTGTTGTGAAATATGTCGGTTTGCTTTGGTGTCTGGAAATGATAAACTGTACGTCTATAAGAAGAGTTAACGCGTCTCAATACTGTTTACAGGTAAATATTATCGAGTGAAATACGTGTAGTTACGTATATCATGTACGTATTTcagtaattaaaagtttattgcatatttcggtttcagaatatattaaacacTTACAGCGGCATGACTAATAATCCCGATTCAAAACTTGACAAGGCTTTATGCAAgaagtataaaaaagaaattttcatgaTTCTGTCGTTCTTGTTAAATAGTATAACGAGTAGAACGATATCAGGTCTTGCTAGAAACGCATTAATAGGACTTATTACGCGCAACATTCATTATACCGCGTTAAACTGGGCCAAACGATTAGTCGACCTTGGCGGCTTGCAAAGATTAATGGAAGTGGCCAGTGAAACGATGAAATATGAATGCGAATCCTCGATGGAGATCACGTCTTCCACGCAAACTATAATCAGTGTgtgtttaacaaaaatatatgaaaacatGTGGTGTGAAGATGATAAGAGAAAATTTGTCAACGCCATTGCGGAATTTATTGAAGATAAATTGCGTTCGTCTGACATAGACTCTAATAAAGTATGAATTTTGTAACTTCcgatcttttttaattatttaaattgtttcaaaataaaagGCCGAGTATCTTTTTAACTGTAGCTTATTTGAGTAATTTGAACTctatttttaaagcaaatatgtcaaagaagatttctttttcaattgtccatattgtatattatgcAAGTTTGATATATTAAGATACACAATTATAACAGAATTTAATCGAAGTttattgaagaatataactttactatttattatattttctgaaGCTTAATTTACtcttaattaaagatttatccTATTTTCCATTCGAGTTAAATGACAGCAGGTGccttgattttttaaaacaattaattattgaaaaacaaaacgtataaatctataaattgttaattgatTGTTTTACAGGTGCGCATAGTACTTGCGATAACAACCTTAATATTTGGCTCGTTAGATAATGTTGTGgacgtaattatttttaaaagactgATTTCTGATATGATGTTACTAATGTCAAAAACGAATGACCTGTTGCAACAGAAAGTAGTTTGCGAATGTATCGTCGCCGctataatcaaatataatacgGCTAACGTGTTTATATgtcgaaatataaatacattagaGAATCTGTATCAATCTAAGGATGATTCAATTCGGGTTCAAGCGTTAGTGGGTTTGTGCAAATTGAGTAGATTCGATGACAGCTTTTTACGCGATAGTGCGACCATCGATCCATTCACCGATAAAGCGACGAAGAAATTAACCAAGATTTGCAGACAATTATTGATCAATCCCAAGAAAGAGGATGATACGATATGGGCCATTAAAGGCCTATCGTATCTCACTTCCGACGCCGAGATCAAGGAGAAGTTCATCGAGGATCAACGTTCGTTCAAGCGCGTCGTTCAAGTGATGAACGAACTCGCCAAGACTGGCGATCAATCAGTACTCTACGCCGTGGCCACGACGTTGGTGAACTTGTGCAACGCTTATGACGATCAGGAACTCATACCAGAGATGAAAGAATTGCTAATGTTTAGCTCGTATCACCATTTTTTCGCGCGAAGTCAGAAGCTGAACCACGACGAATTTGTGACTAAAAGACGGTGCGCGTTAGCGAAGGCCGATGTAACCAGCGCTCTGGTAAGTCTCGCTAAAACGGACAGCCAGAACTGCAAGGAATTAGTGGCCCGCGTTTTCCACGCGATATGCAGTCAACAGGAGTTGAGAGAAATAATTGTTCAACAAGGTGGCACGGAAGCACTATTGTCGTTAGCACTGAGTGGCACAGACAAGGGAAAAAAACATGCTTCGCGAGCCCTGGTCTATCTAGGACTCAGGAGACATCCCGAGGTTGCGTTTTCCGGTCAGATAATCATGGAGGTTGTACGGCCGATGGTAAATCTTCTGAACCCGGAGTGTTCCGTGTATGAGAATAGTGAGACTCTAACAGCTTTGCGCAATCTAGCTAGTGTCAATGACCACACGCGACAACGT
The Temnothorax longispinosus isolate EJ_2023e chromosome 7, Tlon_JGU_v1, whole genome shotgun sequence DNA segment above includes these coding regions:
- the LOC139816995 gene encoding LOW QUALITY PROTEIN: protein unc-45 homolog B-like (The sequence of the model RefSeq protein was modified relative to this genomic sequence to represent the inferred CDS: deleted 1 base in 1 codon), producing MLNSILDVYKHSDMTAQEWEKKGDEDFNHENWSEALSHYTNAIKLVTEDNAEKAVYYKFRAATYLNICDYDRAIKDCDSVLKICYNDAKALYRKCQALKAVGRFEEALRNAEIIISSMPDNKIVQSVMSQLLKILQECRENARISTEVSEMMDLAFNMRADNQKRENAMNNLFVLARGNAGAEEILKKEGVHKLAQLVKAEENEKVTCTAIRIIRTLCKNNISRTEFVVKYVGLLWCLEMINCTSIRRVNASQYCLQNILNTYSGMTNNPDSKLDKALCKKYKKEIFMILSFLLNSITSRTISGLARNALIGLITRNIHYTALNWAKRLVDLGGLQRLMEVASETMKYECESSMEITSSTQTIISVCLTKIYENMWCEDDKRKFVNAIAEFIEDKLRSSDIDSNKVRIVLAITTLIFGSLDNVVDVIIFKRLISDMMLLMSKTNDLLQQKVVCECIVAAIIKYNTANVFICRNINTLENLYQSKDDSIRVQALVGLCKLSRFDDSFLRDSATIDPFTDKATKKLTKICRQLLINPKKEDDTIWAIKGLSYLTSDAEIKEKFIEDQRSFKRVVQVMNELAKTGDQSVLYAVATTLVNLCNAYDDQELIPEMKELLMFSSYHHFFARSQKLNHDEFVTKRRCALAKADVTSALVSLAKTDSQNCKELVARVFHAICSQQELREIIVQQGGTEALLSLALSGTDKGKKHASRALVYLGLRRHPEVAFSGQIIMEVVRPMVNLLNPECSVYENSETLTALRNLASVNDHTRQRIFNEAGFPKIADYMNSKHYMLKLRSAQLLDNLTLCREVAIRCYKQDNSDVISLVSETLYADKNENMYKVNAGVLTRVTAISKSTCENILNTDPTLKELSNFLANLDGELQCRGIKILLNIMRNSKDAAAKIIETDVMKSLRALSKNDNAQNKEVKELASLALEIVAEWVTNQEKRSKGYESSQSIDNKEYID